The genomic stretch ACGACCATCAGCGCATCATACAAGCCTGTCGCGACCAATTCTTCCACTTTGCTGAGGTCGATCTTGTTCGCCCAGCCAAAGTTGATCCCGTTCACGTCAAGTTCATGACAGCGCGCCAAGTCGATCAAGCGGTTGCCGAACTCGCCGTTGGAGAGGATGAGCAGTTTCTTCCCCGGACCGTAGGAGGAAAGGAGCGCCTCATTCGCCGACGTGCCCGAACCTGTGATGATCACGTTGGTGTAGTCTTTTCCGGTGACACCATACGCTTGGTTCAATTTGGCGCGACAACGGGTGAGGATTTCGATAAATTCTGTCTCACGGTGCCCGATGTCGGCGTGGAGCAGAGCCGATTTAACCTTTTTCGATACCATGACCGGGCCTGGGCAGAGCAGCACCTGTTCGGAGATTGCAGGGGTGGCTGCGTCGCGTTGTTCGGTGAACATGCGCACCGCTTGCAGGTAGTCGGTGACAAAGTCGATCTCAATCCACGAGCCTTCCGTCAGCGTTTCCAACGCAAACGGGAACTCGGAAGCAATCTCGTTGAACGCCACTTCGTAGTAGAAGTCCTGCGCGATTTTGTTCAGCGCTGTAAAAAATGCAGAGCTGGCTTCTGCTGAGATGCGGGCAATACCAGCAAATTCGCCGAGCGCTCGTTCGTCTTCGATCGTTTTGGAGAGGAACACGACTCCGCCGTCCTCTGCAACTTTCATCTCTTCAGGCGACGAGATCGACTTCTCTTGATAGAGAAGCGCATTGCCGGTAAGCACGGCCAGCTTCTCAAAGACCAAGCCATCTGCCACCACATCACCGTCGAGCAGATAGAACGCTTCACCGCTGACGTGCGCTTCTGCCAGCAAGGTGGAATAGGCGGTCGATGTCGTTTTATAGGACGGATTCTCGATCAAATACACGTTGCAAGGCTGAGCGGACGCAGCCAAGTACTCGCGAATCGCGCCCCCTTCATAACCGATCACAATATAAACATCCTGTACGCCATGTTCTGCCAGTTGGCGAATCTGACGGGACAGAATCGATTCCGAACCGATGGGCAACAGTGCTTTCGGCAATGTTTGAGTAATGGGAGCCAAGCGCTCGCCGGCTCCAGCAGCTAAGATGACAGCTTTCATGCCAGAATCCCTCAATTCGTTCTAAAATAGCGAAGCCAAGCTTTCAACGGTTTGTA from Tumebacillus algifaecis encodes the following:
- a CDS encoding aminotransferase class V-fold PLP-dependent enzyme; translated protein: MKAVILAAGAGERLAPITQTLPKALLPIGSESILSRQIRQLAEHGVQDVYIVIGYEGGAIREYLAASAQPCNVYLIENPSYKTTSTAYSTLLAEAHVSGEAFYLLDGDVVADGLVFEKLAVLTGNALLYQEKSISSPEEMKVAEDGGVVFLSKTIEDERALGEFAGIARISAEASSAFFTALNKIAQDFYYEVAFNEIASEFPFALETLTEGSWIEIDFVTDYLQAVRMFTEQRDAATPAISEQVLLCPGPVMVSKKVKSALLHADIGHRETEFIEILTRCRAKLNQAYGVTGKDYTNVIITGSGTSANEALLSSYGPGKKLLILSNGEFGNRLIDLARCHELDVNGINFGWANKIDLSKVEELVATGLYDALMVVHHETSCGMLNPINELGALLKKYNVDFLVDAVSSIGAEALSVEEANITFCTASANKAIASLPGLAFVCGKKTAFQALKEQKARTRYLDLYKHYEYEALTFQTPNTPAVSLFYALEVALDELLQDTVAARKEQYSYLAGLVRERLKKLGMQFVIEESDMSCVLTTVYYPQGIDVEAFHDWVKQNNYVIYRGKGPFLGKAFQIANIGHVREEHVLSFLDMMERGFQMTETTASVTH